The Manihot esculenta cultivar AM560-2 chromosome 11, M.esculenta_v8, whole genome shotgun sequence genome includes a region encoding these proteins:
- the LOC110626649 gene encoding triacylglycerol lipase OBL1, whose protein sequence is MQTLPINTFILLLARPILNTALNKLRKKSSEASDHQKPEAMTTTVSLPPNFLIVNPNKGRKRDIFKYMVGNNTKSGMNFLDSSEETVKGGAAVDHRWILLVSIIIRRILALINTPLKYFGYLVDFFLNLISQNGGFCSICSNFLQGKLKIPRRGSENFISTIGQLDGRIDLYRTVFLSEKADDSINSDSHNVRSELGNRYLMDLCIMASKLVYENEKVVKNVVENHWKMHFEAFYNCWNENQKESNTQVFIIADKPKDANLIVISFRGTEPFNAQDWSTDFDFSWYEVPKVGKLHIGFLEALGLGSRGDATTFQNQLRRKHTSFLHVIGESEASVKEKAKKSAYYAVSLTLKNLLKEHRNAKFVVTGHSLGGALAILFPCVLVIQEETEMIQRLLNIYTFGQPRIGDAQLGTFMEAHLNYPNNRYYRVVYSNDMVPRVPFDDKIFAFKHFGVCLYYDSRYFGRFMDEEPNRNFFSLKHMIPMRVNALWEIIRSFVISHTHGPEYQESWFCTLFRIMGLVLPGISAHSPIDYVNSVRLGRERTFPLSTLKSFARKS, encoded by the exons ATGCAAACTCTTCCTATAAATACGTTCATACTTCTGCTTGCTCGCCCCATACTGAACACAGCCTTGAACAAATTGAGGAAAAAGAGTAGTGAAGCGAGTGATCATCAGAAGCCAGAAGCCATGACCACCACCGTGAGTCTTCCTCCAAACTTCCTGATAGTGAACCCAAATAAGGGAAGAAAAAGAGACATATTCAAGTACATGGTGGGGAATAACACGAAGAGTGGAATGAACTTCTTGGATAGCTCTGAGGAGACAGTCAAGGGTGGTGCAGCCGTTGATCACAGATGGATTTTGCTGGTGTCCATTATCATTCGCAGGATCCTTGCCCTTATTAACACCCCATTGAAATACTTTGGCTATTTGGTTGATTTCTTTCTCAACCTTATTTCTCAGAATGGTGGCTTCTGCAGCATATGCAGTAATTTTCTTCAGG GAAAGCTGAAGATACCAAGGAGAGGCTCAGAAAATTTTATTAGCACAATTGGGCAACTGGATGGACGAATAGACCTCTATAGGACTGTATTCTTGTCTGAGAAAGCAGATGATTCTATTAATTCAGACTCACATAACGTAAGATCAGAACTGGGGAATCGATATCTCATGGATCTTTGTATCATGGCATCCAAGCTTGTTTATGAGAATGAGAAAGTTGTTAAAAATGTCGTCGAAAATCACTGGAAG ATGCACTTCGAGGCCTTTTACAACTGCTGGAATG AAAACCAGAAGGAGAGCAATACCCAAGTGTTCATCATTGCTGACAAGCCCAAAGATGCAAACTTGATAGTGATCAGCTTTAGAGGTACGGAACCTTTCAATGCACAAGACTGGAGTACTGATTTCGATTTCTCCTGGTACGAGGTACCGAAAGTAGGAAAACTCCATATTGGATTTTTAGAAGCCTTGGGTTTAGGTAGCAGAGGAGATGCTACCACCTTCCAAAATCAACTTCGGAGGAAGCATACAAGTTTCTTGCATGTAATTGGTGAGTCTGAGGCGTCCGTTAAGGAAAAGGCGAAAAAGAGTGCATACTATGCTGTGTCGTTGACACTCAAGAACTTACTAAAGGAACACAGGAATGCAAAATTTGTTGTTACTGGACATAGCTTAGGCGGTGCACTGGCTATATTATTCCCTTGCGTGCTGGTAATACAAGAGGAGACGGAGATGATCCAAAGGTTGCTAAATATATACACATTTGGGCAGCCAAGGATCGGCGATGCACAGCTAGGGACATTCATGGAAGCCCATTTGAACTACCCAAATAATAGATACTATAGGGTAGTTTACTCTAATGACATGGTGCCTAGGGTACCTTTCGATGACAAGATCTTCGCTTTCAAGCACTTTGGAGTCTGCCTTTACTATGATAGCCGATACTTTGGCCGA TTTATGGACGAGGAACCAAACAGAAATTTCTTTTCATTGAAGCACATGATCCCTATGCGGGTGAATGCACTGTGGGAAATCATAAGGAGTTTTGTGATAAGCCACACACATGGACCAGAGTATCAAGAGAGTTGGTTCTGCACATTATTCAGGATAATGGGGCTGGTGCTTCCTGGAATTTCTGCGCATAGTCCTATAGATTATGTTAATTCGGTCAGGCTTGGAAGGGAGCGCACATTTCCATTGTCTACTTTGAAAAGCTTCGCTCGCAAATCATAA
- the LOC110626323 gene encoding triacylglycerol lipase OBL1, producing the protein MANVEPNLEQNIDYGWDNGLKYLIVDPQKGGIWNLFKFLVFHNTTSGIRFLDSSDEEEKRGAIADHRLVILTSIIVRRILALIAKPLAYIGFMVDFFLNLLSENDDFIGLLVNFLHGKVVIPHRDSETFISTIGQLDGRIDLYKGDNLVKQVDDSVSAERSISMELGNRALVDLSIMASKLAYENAKVVKNIVNNHWKMHFVDFYDCWNDYQKGSNTQVFILCDKPKDANLIVVSFRGTEPFNACDWSTDIDFSWYEIPKAGKVHVGFLEALGLGTRRDAHTFQYNLQRQNRNFNYPNCDHDVTKIPSEGTETVSSATDSDKEQSTWDNSSDSEAAISSSISNLKLEVAKKSAYYAVTMKLESLLREHKNAKFLVTGHSLGGAIAILYPTVLVIQEEMELAERLLGVYTFGQPRVGDVKLGKFVEAHLNNPVPKYFRLVYCNDLVPRVPFDDHIFSYKHFGVCLYYDSWYYQHKMDEQPNPNFFGMRYLIPQHMNAAWEIMRSLAMGYTHGPEYKEGWFCTFFRLMGLLIPGIAAHSPRDYVNSIRLGKERVTLSSTFKSFLHK; encoded by the exons ATGGCTAACGTTGAACCAAATCTTGAGCAGAATATCGACTATGGCT GGGATAATGGATTGAAGTACCTGATAGTGGATCCACAGAAAGGAGGGATATGGAACTTGTTCAAGTTCTTGGTGTTCCATAACACCACAAGTGGTATCAGGTTCTTGGATAGCTCAGACGAGGAAGAAAAGCGTGGTGCAATAGCTGATCACAGGTTGGTCATATTGACATCTATTATCGTACGCAGGATCCTTGCACTTATTGCCAAACCATTGGCATACATTGGCTTTATGGTCGACTTCTTTCTCAACCTCCTTTCTGAGAATGACGACTTCATTGGCTTGCTTGTCAACTTTCTCCATG GGAAGGTGGTGATACCGCACAGAGACTCAGAGACTTTCATAAGCACTATTGGGCAATTGGATGGGCGAATAGACTTGTACAAGGGTGACAACTTGGTGAAACAGGTTGATGATTCTGTTTCTGCAGAGAGAAGCATTAGTATGGAATTGGGTAACAGAGCTCTTGTGGATCTTTCTATCATGGCTTCCAAATTAGCTTATGAGAATGCTAAAGTCGTCAAAAATATCGTTAACAATCACTGGAAG ATGCATTTTGTGGATTTCTACGACTGCTGGAATG ATTATCAAAAGGGAAGCAATACCCAAGTGTTCATACTCTGTGACAAACCAAAAGATGCAAACTTGATAGTGGTCAGCTTTAGGGGCACAGAACCTTTTAATGCCTGTGATTGGAGCACTGACATTGATTTCTCTTGGTACGAAATCCCAAAAGCGGGAAAAGTCCATGTTGGATTCTTAGAAGCATTGGGTTTAGGAACCAGAAGGGATGCTCACACCTTTCAATATAACCTTCAGAGGCAGAACAGGAACTTCAACTATCCAAATTGCGATCATGACGTTACCAAAATCCCTTCAGAAGGTACTGAAACAGTATCATCCGCCACTGATTCTGATAAGGAACAAAGCACATGGGACAATTCATCTGATTCCGAAGCGGCCATTAGTAGTAGCATTAGCAATCTGAAGTTGGAAGTGGCGAAAAAGAGTGCATACTATGCTGTGACAATGAAGCTGGAGAGCTTACTGAGGGAGCACAAGAATGCAAAATTTTTAGTCACTGGACATAGCTTAGGCGGAGCAATTGCGATATTATACCCAACTGTGCTAGTAATACAAGAAGAGATGGAATTAGCAGAAAGGTTACTTGGCGTGTACACATTTGGGCAACCAAGAGTTGGGGATGTGAAGCTGGGGAAGTTTGTGGAAGCCCATTTGAACAATCCAGTTCCCAAATATTTCAGATTGGTCTACTGTAATGATCTCGTGCCTAGGGTGCCTTTTGATGACCATATCTTCTCCTACAAGCATTTTGGAGTGTGTCTCTACTATGACAGCTGGTACTATCAGCAC AAAATGGATGAGCAGCCAAACCCAAATTTCTTTGGAATGAGATATTTGATACCACAGCACATGAACGCAGCATGGGAGATTATGAGAAGCTTAGCAATGGGATACACTCATGGGCCAGAGTACAAGGAAGGGTGGTTCTGTACATTTTTCAGGTTAATGGGATTATTAATCCCCGGAATTGCTGCCCATAGCCCTAGAGATTATGTTAATTCTATCAGGCTTGGAAAGGAGCGAGTTACGCTCTCGTCTACCTTCAAAAGTTTCTTGCACAAATAA
- the LOC110626135 gene encoding triacylglycerol lipase OBL1 codes for MATAAAPPQDDAIYYHNPNSEQLNEGFNYLIVSPDKGGLMDLWRFMVWADIDSGARFMESSEEGVIVGEAIEHRWVILVSIICRKVLHLFRKPLECTGYGVDFFLNFISQNGGLFDLLLNFIHGKVVIPQRGTETFISSIGQMDGRVELCKAKDSLQQIGEESGNKTLMDLCIMSSKLAYENAKVVQRIVNHWEMHFVDFYDCWNDFQKENSTQVFILCDKPTDANLILISFRGTEPFDADDWSTDFDYSWYEIPKLGKVHMGFLEALGLGNRANTTTFKNHLLKKNGGDDPTNPSEGTESKIWDNSSDSEEPIIPPDMVKKSAYYAVRKKLRSLLKEHKNAKFVVTGHSLGGALAILFPTLLVLHEENEIMQRLLGVYTFGQPRIGNLQLGKFMEAQLEHPIPKYFRVVYCNDLVPRLPYDDKTFLYKHFGVCLYYDSFYNEKRTDEEPDPNFFGLRYVIPVHLNAAWELIRSMVMGYIYGPEYQEGWFSLCFRVFGLALPGIAAHCPTDYVNSVRLGSDRT; via the exons ATGGCTACTGCCGCTGCTCCACCTCAAGATGATGCCATCTATTATCATAACCCTAATAGCGAACAACTCAATGAAGGATTCAATTATCTTATAGTGAGCCCAGACAAGGGAGGACTCATGGATTTGTGGAGGTTCATGGTGTGGGCTGACATAGACAGTGGAGCCAGATTTATGGAGAGCTCAGAGGAAGGAGTAATTGTTGGGGAAGCAATTGAACACAGGTGGGTGATTTTGGTGTCTATTATTTGTCGCAAAGTGCTTCACCTATTTCGCAAGCCACTAGAGTGTACTGGCTATGGAGTTGATTTCTTCCTTAACTTTATCTCTCAGAACGGTGGCCTCTTTGACTTACTCTTGAACTTCATCCATG GAAAGGTGGTGATACCGCAGAGAGGCACCGAAACTTTTATAAGTAGCATTGGACAGATGGATGGGCGAGTTGAACTATGCAAGGCTAAAGATTCTCTGCAACAAATAGGTGAAGAATCAGGGAACAAAACTCTCATGGACCTCTGCATCATGTCTTCCAAGTTAGCTTATGAGAATGCCAAAGTTGTTCAACGTATTGTGAATCACTGGGAG ATGCATTTCGTGGACTTCTACGACTGCTGGAATG ATTTCCAAAAGGAGAACTCCACCCAAGTGTTTATACTTTGTGACAAGCCCACAGATGCAAATTTGATACTGATCAGCTTTAGGGGCACAGAGCCTTTTGATGCTGATGATTGGAGTACTGATTTTGACTATTCATGGTATGAGATCCCAAAATTAGGAAAAGTCCATATGGGGTTCTTAGAAGCATTAGGCTTGGGCAACAGAGCAAACACCACCACCTTCAAAAATCACCTTCTTAAGAAGAATGGTGGTGATGATCCCACAAACCCATCAGAAGGTACTGAATCCAAAATCTGGGATAATTCTTCAGACTCTGAGGAGCCGATTATTCCACCAGATATGGTGAAGAAGAGTGCATACTATGCTGTGAGAAAAAAGCTCAGGAGCTTACTCAAGGAGCACAAGAATGCCAAGTTTGTAGTTACAGGACACAGCTTAGGTGGGGCACTTGCTATTTTGTTCCCAACTCTGCTAGTTCTGCATGAGGAGAATGAGATTATGCAGAGATTACTTGGTGTATACACATTTGGGCAGCCAAGGATTGGGAACCTGCAGCTAGGGAAGTTCATGGAAGCTCAATTAGAACATCCGATTCCTAAATACTTCAGAGTGGTCTATTGCAATGACCTTGTGCCTAGGTTGCCTTATGATGACAAAACCTTCCTATATAAGCATTTTGGAGTTTGCCTTTACTATGACAGCTTCTACAATGAAAAG AGGACTGACGAGGAGCCAGACCCAAATTTCTTTGGGTTGAGGTATGTGATTCCAGTGCACCTAAATGCTGCATGGGAGTTGATTAGAAGCATGGTGATGGGCTACATATATGGGCCAGAGTACCAGGAGGGATGGTTCTCCTTGTGCTTCAGGGTTTTTGGCCTGGCATTACCCGGAATTGCTGCACATTGCCCTACAGATTATGTGAACTCAGTCAGGCTAGGAAGCGACCGAACTTAA
- the LOC110626218 gene encoding protein STRUBBELIG-RECEPTOR FAMILY 6, with the protein MMEIWRRCHLVVTVTICILGCINGDTDPNDASALRTMYSSLGSPGQLSQWNSNGGDPCGESWKGVTCSGSRVTEIKLSGLQLSGSFGFQLSSLTALTYLDFSNNNLVGGIPYGLPPNLTQLNLSNNQFTGDIPYSISGLTKLTYLNVAHNQLRNQLYDMFGKLSSLSTLDISFNQLPGNLPQSFGNLSSMTTMYLQNNQFTGTIDVLANLPLNNLNVANNHFTGWVPEQLKDINLQMDGNNWNSGPAPPPPPGTPPAHRNPGHKSGGNSPSDSDAGSGSKKSGIGGGGIAGIVISIFVIGGIIAFFFVKKRSKRSSTDVEKFDNQPLALHSSNKVQEIKSIQTSFTANSKTFDTSASINLRPPPIDCHKSFDDDDFSNKPVVVKKQVTAPTNVTLYSIADLQIATGSFSIDNLLGEGSFGRVYRAHFDDGKVLAVKKIDSSILTYDMNDDFMEMVSKISELHHPNVTELVGYCSEHGQHLLVYEFHKNGSLHDFLHLSDEYSKPLIWNSRVKIALGTARALEYLHEVCSPSVIHKNIKSANILLGAELNPHLSDSGLAKFLPNADQVLNHDAGSGYGAPEVAMSGQYTLKSDVYSFGVVMLELLTGRKPFDSSRPRSEQSLVRWATPQLHDIDALSKMVDPALKGLYPVKSLSRFADVIALCVQPEPEFRPPMSEVVQALVRLVQRANMSKRTVGNDQGTPRKADNPDAFDYMS; encoded by the exons ATGATGGAGATTTGGAGAAGGTGTCATCTGGTAGTGACAGTGACAATATGCATTCTGGGATGTATCAATGGCGACACAGATCCAAATGATG CTTCTGCTTTAAGAACCATGTACAGCAGTTTAGGTTCACCAGGACAGTTAAGTCAATGGAACTCTAATGGTGGTGATCCATGTGGAGAGTCCTGGAAAGGCGTTACTTGCTCAGGCTCACGAGTCACAGAAAT TAAATTATCTGGTCTTCAACTTTCTGGATCATTTGGCTTCCAGCTCTCAAGTTTGACAGCATTAACGTACCT AGACTTCAGCAATAATAATCTTGTGGGTGGTATACCTTATGGACTTCCTCCAAATCTGACACAATT AAATCTTTCCAATAATCAGTTTACTGGAGACATCCCCTATTCCATTTCTGGGCTGACTAAGCTCACATATCT GAATGTAGCTCACAATCAGCTTCGGAATCAATTGTATGACATGTTTGGCAAGCTTTCTTCCCTCTCCACACT GGATATCTCCTTCAACCAACTGCCAGGTAATCTACCTCAGAGTTTTGGCAACCTTTCAAGCATGACCACAAT GTATTTGCAAAACAACCAGTTCACAGGCACTATTGATGTCCTTGCCAATCTTCCTCTCAACAATCT GAATGTTGCCAATAATCATTTTACTGGATGGGTCCCTGAACAGTTGAAGGACATTAATTTACA GATGGACGGTAATAATTGGAACTCGGGgcctgcacccccacctccgcCAGGTACACCTCCAGCCCACAGAAACCCAGGTCATAAATCTGGTGGCAACAGTCCATCTGATAGTGATGCTGGTAGTGGCAGCAAAAAATCAGGGATTGGAGGTGGTGGCATAGCTGGAATAGTAATATCCATCTTTGTTATTGGGGGGATTATAGCATTCTTCTTTGTGAAGAAAAGATCCAAGAGGTCATCTACAGATGTAGAGAAGTTTGATAATCAGCCATTAGCACTTCATTCTTCAAATAAAGTACAAG AAATAAAGTCTATACAAACTTCCTTCACAGCCAATTCAAAGACATTTGATACCTCAGCCTCCATAAATCTTAGACCCCCTCCTATCGATTGCCATAAAtcatttgatgatgatgattttTCAAACAAGCCTGTTGTTGTCAAGAAACAGGTTACAGCTCCTACAAATGTAACACTATACTCCATAGCAGACCTGCAGATAGCCACTGGCAGCTTCAGTATCGACAACCTTCTTGGAGAGGGGTCTTTTGGTCGTGTTTATCGAGCTCATTTTGATGATGGGAAG GTTCTTGCTGTGAAGAAAATAGATTCATCCATTCTTacctatgatatgaatgatgatTTTATGGAGATGGTTTCAAAAATCTCCGAGTTACATCACCCAAATGTGACAGAGCTTGTGGGTTATTGTTCagagcatgggcagcacctgCTGGTCTATGAGTTCCATAAAAATGGGTCGCTACATGACTTCCTGCATCTTTCAGATGAATACAGCAAGCCTTTGATATGGAATTCCCGTGTCAAGATAGCTTTGGGGACAGCTCGTGCATTAGA GTACCTGCATGAAGTGTGCTCACCATCTGTTATTCACAAAAATATCAAGTCAGCAAACATCCTGCTAGGCGCTGAGCTCAATCCTCACCTTTCAGACTCTGGCCTAGCAAAATTTCTTCCAAACGCAGATCAG GTATTGAACCATGATGCAGGATCTGGATATGGTGCGCCTGAGGTAGCCATGTCTGGTCAATATACTCTCAAGAGCGATGTTTACAGTTTTGGAGTAGTCATGTTAGAGCTTCTCACTGGACGTAAACCTTTTGACAG TTCAAGGCCAAGATCTGAGCAATCTTTGGTTCGATGGGCCACGCCTCAGCTTCATGACATTGATGCACTATCTAAAATGGTAGATCCAGCTCTCAAAGGTCTCTATCCTGTAAAATCTCTCTCCCGCTTTGCCGATGTTATTGCCCTTTGTGTCCAG CCGGAGCCAGAGTTTCGACCGCCTATGTCAGAAGTAGTTCAGGCATTGGTCCGTCTTGTTCAGCGAGCTAACATGAGCAAAAGGACAGTTGGAAATGATCAAGGAACCCCTCGGAAAGCAGATAATCCAGATGCATTTGATTACATGTCTTAG
- the LOC110626219 gene encoding 26S proteasome regulatory subunit 7A encodes MAPEPEDEIKDEKNPRPLDEDDIALLKTYGLGPYSNSIKKVEKEIKEMAKKVNDLCGIKESDTGLAAPSQWDLVSDKQMMQEEQPLQVARCTKIINPNTEDAKYVINVKQIAKFVVGLGDKVSPTDIEEGMRVGVDRNKYQIQIPLPPKIDPSVTMMTVEEKPDVTYNDVGGCKEQIEKMREVVELPMLHPEKFVKLGIDPPKGVLCYGPPGTGKTLLARAVANRTDACFIRVIGSELVQKYVGEGARMVRELFQMARSKKACIVFFDEVDAIGGARFDDGVGGDNEVQRTMLEIVNQLDGFDARGNIKVLMATNRPDTLDPALLRPGRLDRKVEFGLPDLESRTQIFKIHTRTMNCERDIRFELLARLCPNSTGADIRSVCTEAGMYAIRARRKTVTEKDFLDAVNKVIKGYQKFSATPKYMVYN; translated from the exons ATGGCACCAGAGCCTGAGGATGAGATCAAGGACGAGAAGAACCCTCGCCCTCTCGACGAAGACGACATCGCTCTTCTCAAAACTTAT GGTTTAGGGCCATATTCTAATAGCATTAAGAAGGTGGAGAAGGAAATTAAGGAAATGGCTAAGAAAGTCAATGACTTATGTG GCATTAAGGAGTCTGACACGGGTTTAGCAGCACCAAGTCAGTGGGACCTTGTTTCTGATAAGCAAATGATGCaggaggagcagcctcttcag GTGGCGAGGTGTACGAAAATAATAAATCCAAACACTGAAGACGCAAAATATGTAATAAATGTCAAACAAATTGCAAAG TTTGTTGTCGGGTTAGGTGACAAGGTTTCCCCAACTGATATAGAAGAAGGCATGCGTGTTGG GGTTGATCGTAATAAATATCAGATACAGATTCCTTTGCCACCAAAAATTGACCCAAGTGTGACCATGATGACAGTGGAAGAGAAACCAGATGTGACTTATAATGATGTTGGCGGATGTAAGGAGCAGATTGAAAAGATGCGAGAA GTTGTTGAACTACCCATGCTTCATCCGGAGAAATTTGTGAAGCTTGGCATTGATCCTCCTAAAGGTGTTCTGTGCTATGGTCCTCCTGGAACTGGTAAAACACTTTTAGCCAGAGCTGTTGCTAATAGAACTGATGCTTGTTTCATTCGAGTTATCGGAAGTGAGCTTGTTCAAAAATATGTTGGTGAGGGAGCAAGGATGGTTCGTGAGCTATTTCAG ATGGCTCGTTCAAAGAAGGCTTGTATTGTATTTTTTGATGAAGTTGATGCCATAGGTGGTGCTCGTTTTGATGATGGTGTGGGTGGAGACAATGAGGTTCAGCGTACAATGCTTGAAATTGTGAATCAGCTTGATGGATTTGATGCTCGTGGAAACATTAAAGTTCTTATGGCAACAAACag GCCTGACACTCTAGATCCAGCACTATTGCGTCCTGGACGATTAGATCGTAAGGTTGAATTTGGCCTTCCAGATTTGGAAAGTAGAACGCAGATATTTAAGATTCATACACGAACAATGAACTGTGAAAGGGATATCCGGTTTGAGCTGTTGGCTCGGCTTTGCCCAAATTCAACAG GAGCTGACATTAGGAGTGTATGCACTGAAGCTGGAATGTATGCAATTCGAGCACGAAGGAAGACGGTGACAGAGAAAGATTTTCTTGATGCAGTGAACAAAGTAATTAAAGGATACCAGAAATTCAGTGCAACACCGAAGTACATGGTCTACAATTGA
- the LOC110625442 gene encoding uncharacterized protein LOC110625442 — protein sequence MRARLVVFPVRGRNWCFSRSSDPSIAEEASAYTPSTLKELWKKISSSNSNAHNAELLIDFVSNKMNRAWMGLQKAPEGSLKNKIHGLGLKLLARVKPSEIFLKSISKEITDVEITYPSSLNARLVRRRLRHIAMRGAASHKRYFYGSVSLLPLTSAFTVLPLPNIPFFWVLFRTYSHWRALQGSEKLLQLVSDCPHAENSRIPNVKGCETETGGSKHHVHKMRSSLWVLQPSKELEELLHNGDENDGLSKCAISKICKTFNLNMIEVIKFKHKM from the exons ATGAGGGCGAGATTGGTGGTGTTCCCAGTGAGAGGAAGGAATTGGTGTTTTAGCAGATCCAGCGATCCTTCCATTGCTGAGGAAGCCTCAGCTTACACCCCCTCCACTCTGAAGGAACTCTGGAAGAAGATCTCATCCTCCAACTCCAATGCCCACAATGCGGAGCTTCTCATTGATTTTGTCTCCAACAAG ATGAATAGAGCATGGATGGGTCTACAGAAGGCACCAGAGGGCTCTTTGAAGAATAAGATTCATGG GTTGGGATTGAAGCTCTTGGCCCGGGTTAAGCCATCTGAGATTTTCTTAAAATCTATATCCAAGGAGATCACTGATGTTGAAATTACATACCCCTCCAG TTTAAATGCAAGACTTGTACGCCGAAGATTACGGCATATTGCCATGAG GGGAGCTGCCAGCCACAAGCGATATTTCTATGGTTCCGTTTCTTTACTTCCATTGACAAGTGCATTTACT GTTTTACCTCTGCCCAATATACCATTCTTTTGGGTCTTATTTCGTACTTATTCTCATTGGCGAGCTCTCCAG GGGAGTGAGAAGCTGCTTCAGCTTGTGTCAGACTGTCCTCATGCTGAGAATTCACGCATTCCAAATGTGAAGGGATGTGAAACTGAAACTGGCGGCTCCAAGCATCATGTCCACAAAATGCGAAGTTCTCTATGG GTGCTGCAGCCATCAAAGGAGCTCGAGGAACTTCTTCACAACGGAGATGAAAATGATGGCCTTAGTAAATGTGCTATTTCAAAAATCTGCAAGACCTTCAATTTGAACATGATTGAAGTTATAAAGTTTAAGCATAAAATGTAG